The Anoxybacillus amylolyticus DNA segment TCACTAGTTCATGGTATTTGACAAACATGCTGAGTCCGTCTGGTTCATGAATGACGTGTCGGTAATATCGCTCGATTGCTTTCCGATCTTTTTTTTCATCATAATACACGTTCCGCTTCGCTTGAATTTGTTGCTGGTTTTCTTTTAAAAATAGCAATTGTTCGTCGCAGTCTTCGCATTGCCATTGTTCGAGCTCTTGTAATATTTCGTCCGCCATCTTCTCACCGCCCTTAAGAAGCTCTCCCCACGTTTCAACCGTGAGTACATTTATTATAACAGGCGGGAGAAAAATAGACGAGCAGATGGCCGTTTAGAGAAAAATTGCCTGCCGGCTGAAAAAAGCAGCGTCATTAGCGGCAAACTCCATAAAAAAATAGCATACGGAATATAGGAAATAGTAGAAACTCCTGTAATCGCACTGCACATAACCGCTAAAATGCTCCAAGGAATAAGCCCTGGAAAAATCATTGTCGAATCTGCCATCACTCTAGCCAATTCTTCACGCGAATGCTGCTTTTGCCAATGAGAAAAAAACGAGCGGCCGGTTAAAATAATCGGCAACGTCTGGTTACACGCCACCGCGGAAATGACGAGCGAAGCAACGATCGTTCGCCACGTATACGATATAAGCGACTTCTTATTTGCTAGCCAGCGGTCTAAAAACGGCTGCACTATCTGTAATTCTTCTAGTATCCCGTTATAAACCCCAGCTAAAGCAATAAATAATAACAAAAACAACACAGAACGAACCCCACCGCCTAGTTGGTCACTGCCATTCCATAAATAGGAACGAAGCAAAACGAGCGATGTTCCCCGCCAATACGCAAGCACGATTGCACAAATGATGCTTGCGAAAAAGGCGTACTTCATTTTTATACGAAAGCCAACGAGCAAAAGAAGTACAATTGGCGGAAGTAACGCAATTGTATTCACATGTAACGGTGCTAAATGTAGCGCCGCTCGTGTCGATATGTGCAAATCAAGAAAAAAATAAAAACAAGCACTAAAACTAATCGCAAGCACTGTCGTCGGCAACAATTTGCGTAGCTGGCGATATACAGATGTTCCAACTGTATGTACAAGCAGCTGATATGCACTAGAAAAAACGGACGTCCGATCGCCGACAAACGCCCCGGAAACTAACGCCCCAGCTACGACAGGAAGCGGCAAATGCAAAGACATCGCCACGCTCATCAGCGGGATACCTAGCGCGCTTAACGACCCGACTGCGGTGCCTAATAATAGCGACATTAGCATCATAAAGAAAAACGACAGCACCAAAAAATGGTCAGGTGATAAAAAGTGCAAAAATAACGCGACCATTTGTTTCATCGTACCGCTTATCTCCCACATCGGCAGCAGCATACTTACCAATAATAAAATAATGACAACCTCTTTCGTCTGCAGCGCTCCTCGGCTCCCCATTCGCAAAAGCGCACGAAAAGCTACACCTTTGTGAAGACAAAGAGCTGCTAATGCAAAAAGCCCGGGAAGGAAACCGATAACAAGCGGAAAGTGAAGAAGCACAGCGCTGAAAATACCGAGCAATGTAACAACCAATAACCATACTATTTCCCTATGAGAAAGTGGAACTATCCTCATTTCCCCATCTCCAACACCCAAAAATTAGTTACGTTACCATCATACAAAAAAATCGTCTTTTTGCCAAATTGCAAAAAAGCTCCTCCGTTCCCAAGAGAAGCTTTTTCAGTAATGGTTTATCTCCACACAAACGACATAACGGTAAACAAAACAGCAGCTAAGCCGGCAGCGATAAAGGAAGGCACAAGTTTTGTGCGGGCGTATTCAATGACCGGCAAGTCTAAAATGGTGCATAACGTTACCGTATTATCGCTCAACGGGGAAGCGAATGCGCCAAATGTCCCACTCGCAAATACCGCTCCGATGACCAATAAAATATTCGTCCCTGATTCCGCCGCAAGCGTTACACCAAGTGGCATTAATAGCCCCCACGTCCCCCATGATGAACCGATGAAATATGAAATGAGCGCCCCTAACAAAAACAATACTGGTGCGACAAAATAATGCGGAATCCATCCCTTTACATGCTCCGTAATATAGGCAGAGAACCCTAAATCTTCCGAAATCGCGGACACTGCCCAAATCAACGTGAGCATTAAAATGACAGACATTAGTTCATTTCCACCTTTGACAAAATGCGTCAATAAATCTGCTAGCTTAAATCGTTGCCATAGAAAATATATGACCGTTAAAATAACGGTTATCATTAACGATTCTAACATCACACCTAGCGCATCGCTACGGAGAAATGCGTCAAAAAAGTTTGCTGCCCCTTGGTGGCCGTCCCACCAACTGAGAAAAAGCGTTAACAGAAGAACAAGCGAAAGCGGGACAATTAAATTCCACGGCTTCGTCGGCGTATCTTTTTCAAACGCTTCCGGACAAGACTCTAGTCCTTCTTCCCCTTGTTGTTCGTTTGGGTTTTCTAATTCACTTCCCGCTTCGACCATTACCGCTCGGTTTTGCTTCCGAATTTCCAACAGCGATAACGTCCGTTTTTTGTTATATCGGAAAAAACTATAGTATAAGCCGACGAGAATAATGGTAAACGAAAAAAAGTTAAACGGAATGCTTTTTACATACACCGTGTACGCTTTTTCATGAATACCGGCCGTTTTTAACGCTTTGTCAATGACCGATACCATGTAGCCAACGAACGCAGTTGCTAGCGGAATGAGGGCAACGACAGGATTGGACGTTACTTCAATCGTAAAACCGATTTGTTGCGACGATAAATGAAGTCTCTTTTTCAACGCTTTCATAATCGGTGCAATCGTAACAATCCGAAAATCCGGGTCACTAAACGTCACCATCGTAGAAATCCATGTCAACAACAACGCACTTCTTGCAGTCTTTACTTTTTTTCCGACAAGATGGACAAATCCTTTAATTCCACCTGTATATTTAATAATGCTAATTAGCCCAGCAAATACGTAAAGAAAGATAATGATCCGAATATTGTTTGTTTGCATTAAGTTATGTACAAGATAAGTGAGCATTGTTTTTAGTCCACCGAGTATGGTCGGATCGACTAAATAACTACCAAGTAAAAGCGCTACAAACAAACCTGGAATGACTTGCCTTGTCCAAATCGATAACGGGATAACAACTAAAAACGGGAGAAGGGCTTTCCAAGAAGGTTCCATCATTTTACCACCTCTTTAGGGAATATCGTTCACCTGTAGTATGAACAACATACTGGAAAATATGCCTTCTCCCATTATGAGCCGTTATATTCGTACTTAGGCGACTTATCCCCTCAACCGGAAATGAGCGTTCATTTGTCCTTTTAACATTTTTTCGCGTAGTTCTTTTGTGAGTTCACGGCGAATTTCTTGCGTTGGTACACCTTCTTCACGCTTATCGGCAATATCCATCAGCCGTTCTACGTCATCAAATGAATATTTGCGCGTTCCTTTCGAACGGTCAGGAAAAATCAACTTGCGCTCTTCGTAATAGCGAATTTGTCGCTGTGACAACCCTGTCAGTTCGCTGACGACCCCGATCGAAATGACTTTTTTAAACTTATATCCATCGTCTTTTCGCTCCATAGCACTCCACCCTTTATGATAATTTTTCTAACACAATTATATAAAAATCGACGCGATAAGGTTTGTTTTTGTTATAATTTCTAACATTATTTTTATTTTATATGTAATAAAATATAACATAAGAATAGCAATCACGCAAAAAATGTTTATAATGGGAAGAAAAAGGGAGTGGGAACATGGGGAATTTGCTCCGAAACGCGCTTTGGAGACAAAAACAGTTTTATATTGACGAACTGACGAAAACAGGCATGTTCGATTTCGATTCGCTTGATCGATGGACCATCACTGAATTGCGCCGCGAATATGAACGAAATCGAGCAAGACAAAAGAAAAAACGGGAGGGATTACAGTGAACTACCAAGCTCTTGAGCTCGCTAAACGAATTGTCGAATTAGACTTGCAGCGCGATGCGATTTTTGAACAGCTTATGAGCCTCGCAGGCGAACGAGCGTACGAACTGCTTCGGGAAGTGCAAAACAGAGGATAATTTAGTAAAAAAGTTCTTGTCACCGTACGACAAGAACTTTTTTTCTGACAATTGTAACCGTTTTATATTAAAATACGTATTGTTATTCATAGAATTGAGATGGTCTTTTCAATAGATTGTCACAAATTTCATTACTTTGTGAAGGATTTATCATTATACTAAAATATGTAGGAAACGAAGATGAAGCTGGTGAATGAACATGAATAATCGACAACCTTCCGAACTAGTCGTGATGAAAAGTTTAGCATTTTTAGCTGTCGTCTTTCAAAGCGCTTTACTATACGTGATGAACCACCGAACGCTTCGACCGGAAGAAGCGGTAATGGTCGGTATGCTCTTTAATTTTGTAAAGTTTTCAGCGCCGGTATTCGTATTTTTGGCAGGATTCCATATGGCGCAGCAAACCATTGGCCACTATCCGTCGTACGTGCTGCAGAAAGGAAAAGAATTGCTTCTTCCGTATGGGTTCTGGGCGGTTGTTTATTTATTTTTACTAGCAAAAGATGCTGGCTGGAATGAATGGGTAAAACAATTTTTGACAGGGGACGCTGCCCCTCATTTATGGTATGTGGTGATGATTTTCCAATTCCATGTACTCGCTCCGTTGTTTGCGCTATTTTTTACATGGCTAAAAACAAAAGAGGCATGGACAAAAGCGCTCATCAGTGGCGCGGTTGTGTATATTTTATTTTTAATATCGTTCGAGCAGGTGAGTACGTCTTCACTCCATTATTTTGATCGAAGCTTTTTTGCTTATTTCTTTTACTTTTTACTTGGAGGCGTAGCAGCACAAACATTGCAAAAATGGCGGAAATTCGTCTTACAATCGATTCCGTTCAATACGTTTCTCTTTTTAGCATTGTTTATTTTCGTAGGATACGAGTTGCTTACCTTTAAAACTATTTTTTCGATTGATTTAAAAGCGGCAACGTATTTAAAACCGTCGATGTTTTTCTACGTATGCTCAGAAATTTTATTGCTTTACGCATTATCGATAACTATCGTTCAAACAAAATCGCCGTTATATACGGTACTTCGGTTTATTCACCGTTATACGTACGGCGCGTACTTAGGGCATTTATTCTTTATATACATGTTTGCACATACGTTAAACACCGCTGCTCCGCTTTTACAAGGTGTCATGTTGTTTGCTGTTACTGCTTTTTTATCGGTTGGATGCTGCGTGCTCCTTCATTTGTCTCCAGTGAGCACGTTGGCCATCGGGCACGAACAAAAACAATGGGAATGGCGGGTTTCTCCGCTAATGCTATTGAAAAAATAACGGGCAAAATGCCCGTTATAATTCTAACCGCTGTCGAAGCGCTTTCACATAATTGCGACTGACTGGAATTTTCACGTCTGTTCCTGTTAACGTCAACTGATATGCGCCATTAAACCATGGGGTAAGCTGTTCTACTTTTTCCACATTTACTAAATAGCTTTTATGCGGACGAAAAAATAGAGTCCCTTTTAGTTTTTGTTCTAGCTCTTTTAACGGGGCTTTCGTATAATACGTTTTCTGTTTCGTCACAACGATTGTATCTTTTATTTCTCGGCAACAATATAAAATATCGTGCGGCGAAACGTAAACGATGCCGTCTTCTTCTTCAATCGCTAACTTTCGAAGTGGTCCGTGTGAAGCAGTAGGTTTTTCTTTTTCCAATTTGCGCAACAGGCGAGCGACCGTTTCCCCTACTTGCACGTCATCAAATGGCTTTAATAAATAGTCTACCGCTTCATAACGGAACGCTTCGACCGCGTAATTCGGATATGCCGTTGCAAACACAATCGTCGGCGGTTGCTTAAGTTGTTTTAACATTTTCGCAAGGATAAACCCTGACATTTCCGCCATTTCGATATCCAAAAACACAACATCCGGCTGCAAGGAAACAATTTTTTCGAGCGCACTTTCCCCGCAATCTGCTTCGCCTACAATTTCCACTTGCTCATACTCGCTCAATAAATGTTTCAACTCGTCGCGGCTTAACGGTTCATCATCGACGACGATAACTCGCATACGCAACCACATCCCCCTCCTTCCCTTCTTTCAGTGGAACGGTTAATTGAACAGTCGTTCCTTTTCCTTTTGCCGATACAATGGCGAATTTCGCTTCTTCTCCAAGCAATGACTTTATTCGCTCATACACATTATATAAACCGATCCCCGCTCCTTTTGAAGAAGCGACTGGCGTTCGCAATAGCTGCGCTACTTCTTCATCCGTCATTCCTTTGCCGTTATCGGACACCGAAATTTTCACCATATCCCTATCAGCTTTCACGACGATGACAATTTCGCTACCTTTTTTCATATATTTTAAACCATGTTTTACCGCATTTTCTACCAATGGCTGCAGCGTCATCGTTGGAAGCACTACTCGGTCAAACCCCTCCTCAATATCATACCGGACACGCAATTTATCTTGAAACCGCGCTTCTTCGATTGTTAAATATGCTTGGACATGACGAATTTCCTCTTCTAACGTCGATAGCATTTCAGTCGTACCCGCTAAATTTTTCCTAAAATAATACGCTAGGGAAACGAGCAGTTGCCTTGCTCGATTCGGATCAATTCGGATGCAAGAAACGATCGTGTTGAGTGCATTAAACAGAAAATGCGGATGAACTTGGGCATGGAGCGCTTTAATTTGCGCTTCTTTCATTAATTGATAATATTTTTCCGCTTCGGCAATTTCCAGCTGCAAGCTTAAAAGCGACGATAGCCCTTTTACAAATTCAAACGTAATCGAAGATAAATCCGCTTCTGACTGAAAGTAAAATTTAAGTGTTCCTACCGTTTCGTCCTTTCGCTTTAACGGTGCAATAATGGCTTTATGCAACGGACAATGCGGATCGTGGCAAGCGACCCGATCGTGCACAATGAGCATTTCCCCTGTCTCCACTACCCGTCGCGTCGTTTCTGTCTGAATCGGCTCATTGGCGAAATGATGGTCACTCCCTGCCCCGACATGCGCCAAAATATGCGCGCGATCTGTCACCGACACTGCTACCGACGGAACTTCTTGAATAAAAAGCTCACAAATTGCTTTCGCCGATTGGGGCGTTAACCCGTTCCGTAAATGATGAATAGTTGCTTCCGCTAAGCGCATCGCTTTTTCCGCCTGCAATGCACCTGCTTTTTCTTCTTCTTGAAATACGTTGCGAATGACTAGTATAAAAATAGCACTCCCTAAGCCATTAGCAATAACCATCGGCACACCAATTTCCTCGACGAGTAATAACGCTCGGTCAAACGGTTTGGCGACAAGCAAAATAACGAGCATTTGTAACGTTTCCGCTGCCATCCCAACGACAAGCGCCACCTCCGGCGACAGGGCGAACGCTCTTTTTTTGTGGTGATGCACCATCCCAGCAATCGCTCCAGCAATAATCGTCGATACACCGCAAGCGACCGCTGTAAACCCACCGAGAAAAAGCCGATGCACACCAGCAATTAATCCTGCGCCAAGCCCCACTTGCCATCCACCAAGCAAACCAGCGATAACGACCCCGATGACGCGCGAGTTGGCGAGCGCCTCATTTTCTTTCAACGACCACGTCCATTTCGCGACTTCGAACGTTTCGACGTGCACCGTTAAACCGGTATACGTTCCAACAATCCCGAAAATTCCGAAAATAACCATAATAATGAACCGCTGTGTCCAATCCACTTGTTGATGATAAATCAAGCGGCGAAAATACGACAACCGTGTTAATAAAAATGCAACCATGACAATAATTCCAAGCCGTTCGACCATCGAAAGGCAAAGCTGCCACACTGTCATCACCTCTATTTTTATCTTACCATGATCGGACAAATGGCTCACTTATTTTTTTACTCTTTCACCAAAAAGGATGACCTAAAAAAGGCCATCCTAATGAGCGGATTTTTTAAACATGTTCTGCTCTCGCTTTTCCGCTAGCGCCAATCCATGTTCTTCTCCATTGTCGTTGCACGATCGTAATCAGTAACATGCACAAAATAGCAATTCCACTTAAAATGAGGAAACCGAACGTAAACGATCCGGTCGCTAATTTAATATTCCCTAAAATTTTTGGCAAAAAATAACCGCCAAGCCCTCCTGCCGCTCCGACAATTCCCGTGACGACGCCAATCTCTTTTTGAAACCGTTGCGGCACTAGCTGAAACACCGAACCGTTCCCCATTCCTAAACTCATCATTGCGACAAATAATAACGAAGTAGCGATCGTTAAGCTCGGAAGCGAAGAAAGAAGCGCCATCATAATCGCTACCACGCTATATAGCATGATTAACATGCGAATGCCTCCAAACTTATCAGCTAACCAACCACCAACTGGTCTAAAAAAACTCCCTGCAATAACACAAATTGTCGTAAAATCCGCTGCTCTCACTGGATCAAGTCCGTACTGGGCGTTGAAAAAGATCGTTAAATAGCTGGACATCCCGACAAAACCGCCAAATGTGACACTGTAAAAGATACAAAACAGCCATGCATCGCGTTGTTTTAACACGTTCATATAGTGGATAAATTTTTGTGGTGCGGGTTGGTTAAGACTATCTTTCGCTAATATCGAAAAGAGAATAAATGTCACAAGGACTGGAATAAGCGCCAAGCCAAAGACAATGTGCCAATCCCCGTAATGTTGGGCAATTCGGTTGGCAAACAACGTCGTTAATACCGTTCCACTGTTGCCAGCACCCGCAATCCCCATCGCAAGCCCTTGGTATTGCGGTGGATACCAACGGCTCGCAAGCGGCAATGCAGCAGCAAAACTCGCTCCCGCCACTCCAAGCAATAACGCTACGACATAAAGCTCGGATAAATGATCCGCAAACTTCCATCCCCAGTTTCTTTTTTTCCATCTCTCCATCCCTCCGTGACATCTTAGTTACCGCTAAAACCATAGTTTGCATACTAAAATGAGTAACGTAAACATCCCGATTTCTTTGCTTTTTTGCCCCATTCTCTCTCCCCCTATGCTTATGTTAGTTTTATCTTATTATTATGTTGTTTTTTTATCACTTATAATGTAATAATTTATTACATTTTTTTTTATATACATACATAGAAATCGTGAAAAATAATTTATATGTTATTTTTTATAACATTAATTCCCTAAGCAAAAGGCTCGTCCATCTAGAAATGAACGAGCCTTTTGGTTAATGAACGATATTCGGTTCTTGTAGCTGGTCGATGAGTTGTTCGCAACGTTGGACACGCTCTTCTAATTGTTGCATTCGCTGCTCAAGCGCTAGGACATATTCTCGTAAGCTCATCGGCGCATATCGTTTCGCCAATCGTTCGTATTCTTCGTCGATTGCTAACACAACCGTCATCGACGAGCCAAAAACTGTCTGAACGGCATCGATCATAAGCGAGCCGTATTTCGTTTGCAAAGCGTTCCGCTGCTGTTCGTCGACGCATTTCACTACAATCCAGTCGTGATCAATAACTGCGGTTGTGCTGTGAACCCATCGTTCAAACGAACGGAGAGATAACTCTTCCGCCAGTATTTTTTTCACTTCCTCCCAATACACCCTTTTCTCTCCCTTCTTTTTATTATTGTAGCGAATTTTCAAATAATAAAAAATTTGTTGATGTGTTTGAAAAATGGATGTTTTATTCTTTTGTTTCCTATGCTTGATGCACACGAAACGTATATTTTGTCATCGATGAGTACACTTCTCCTGCACGCAAAATGCAAGAAGGAAAATGAGGGTGATGTACTGCATCTGGTAATGCTTGTGTTTCTAAGCAAATCCCTAAATATTTTCGAGATGGCATCCCGTTTACCTTCATCCCACTCGGAAAATGATTTCCTGTATATACCACCACCCCAGGTTCATCGGTTTCTATTATTAATGTTCGTCCGCTTTCGGGTTCAAACAAAACGATTTCTTCAGCATGACGGCTATCTAACAAAAACGGATGATCATATCCTTGCCCGACTAAAGCAATTTGCGGATGATTTGCTTCAATGCCTTCTTTGAGCAATTTGCCTTCCCTCAAATCAAAAGGAGTGTTCTCGACATTTAACAGTACACCGGTCGGAATAAACTGGTGGTCTAGCTCCAAAAACTGATTACTCTTGATTTTTAAGCGATGGTGTAAAATATCGCTTTTTAAATTGCCGCTTAAATTAAAATACGTATGATTGGTTAACGTTATTGGTGTGTCTTTGTCAGAAGTTGCATGGTAAGAAATGATGAACTCATTTTGATTATTTAACGTGTATGTAACTTGAACGTCGACATTCCCAGGATATCCTTCTTCCCCATCGGGGCTTGTATACGAAAACTGCACGCCTACCGCTTCTTTTGTAGAAAATTCAACTGCTTTCCAAACAACATGGTGAAATCCTTTTTGTCCGCCATGTAAATGATTACTGTTTTCATTTTTATGTAACTGATATGTTTTTCCGTTTAATTCAAAAGAGGCTTCCCTGATTCTTCCAGCCACCCGCCCGATCACCGCTCCGAAATACGGGCTGTTTGTAAGATACGGAGAAAACTCATTGAACGCTAAGACAACATTTTCATAGTTTCCGTATTTGTCAGGAGCCAATATTTTTGTAATGATGCAGCCATAATTTAAACACGTCACTTCCATTCCGTTATCGTTCGTAAAGGTATAGGCGATAATCGGACGGCCATCTACTTCTGTCCATTGTTCCTGTACAATTCTCATCCCTCTTCCTACCTTTCTTCGCGCGTTGCTTAAACGGTTAACTCGACCACTTTTCCTGTTTCCGCTGACATGCGGCACGCATCTAACGCTTTCGCTTGCTGGATGATCGCATCGTCCGAATAACTTGGCGTTGTTCCAGCGAGGATACATTGCGAAACATGCTCCACCTGTAGACGGTACTGGTCGCCGTTAACTACTTCTTCCCGTGTTTTTCCGTCGTCTGTTTGGATGATGATTAAGCCGTTACCTTGTTGCACGTCAGGACGGTACGCCCGCGGAACGCTCAACTTTCCTTTTGTTCCAATGATTTCATACTCATTGCGCGCAAACATATCGAAGCTGCAATCAAATAAAACATGCACGCCATTGTTCATTTTCATCCATCCGTTTGTCACCATATCTACGCCGTAAGGTTCATCGTACGTAGAATGAACGGATAAGGCAACTGGCTCCGTTTCTAGTAAATAGCGAATGGAATGAACACAATAGCAGCCTACATCCAATAAACTTCCTCCGCCAAACTTCGCCCCCATTCGAATGTTATTTTCCCGCTCGGCAAGATAAAAGGAAAAGCTTGCCCGCATGCTTTTCACTGTTCCTATTTCTCCGGAAGCAAGAATTTCTTTTACCCGTTGATGCTGCGGGTGGAATTGATACATAAACGCTTCCATCCAAACGACACCATTTTCTCGGCAAACCTCTACCATTTTTCGTGCATCATCTTCACATAAAGCAGCTGGTTTTTCACAAAGAACATGTTTTTTATGTTCCGCTGCTTTCATCGTCCATTCCATATGCATATAATTTGGAAGCGGAATATATACAGCGTCAATGTTAGGGGCGGCAAGCAAGTCTTCATAAT contains these protein-coding regions:
- a CDS encoding Na+/H+ antiporter NhaC family protein → MRIVPLSHREIVWLLVVTLLGIFSAVLLHFPLVIGFLPGLFALAALCLHKGVAFRALLRMGSRGALQTKEVVIILLLVSMLLPMWEISGTMKQMVALFLHFLSPDHFLVLSFFFMMLMSLLLGTAVGSLSALGIPLMSVAMSLHLPLPVVAGALVSGAFVGDRTSVFSSAYQLLVHTVGTSVYRQLRKLLPTTVLAISFSACFYFFLDLHISTRAALHLAPLHVNTIALLPPIVLLLLVGFRIKMKYAFFASIICAIVLAYWRGTSLVLLRSYLWNGSDQLGGGVRSVLFLLLFIALAGVYNGILEELQIVQPFLDRWLANKKSLISYTWRTIVASLVISAVACNQTLPIILTGRSFFSHWQKQHSREELARVMADSTMIFPGLIPWSILAVMCSAITGVSTISYIPYAIFLWSLPLMTLLFSAGRQFFSKRPSARLFFSRLL
- a CDS encoding Na+/H+ antiporter NhaC family protein; protein product: MEPSWKALLPFLVVIPLSIWTRQVIPGLFVALLLGSYLVDPTILGGLKTMLTYLVHNLMQTNNIRIIIFLYVFAGLISIIKYTGGIKGFVHLVGKKVKTARSALLLTWISTMVTFSDPDFRIVTIAPIMKALKKRLHLSSQQIGFTIEVTSNPVVALIPLATAFVGYMVSVIDKALKTAGIHEKAYTVYVKSIPFNFFSFTIILVGLYYSFFRYNKKRTLSLLEIRKQNRAVMVEAGSELENPNEQQGEEGLESCPEAFEKDTPTKPWNLIVPLSLVLLLTLFLSWWDGHQGAANFFDAFLRSDALGVMLESLMITVILTVIYFLWQRFKLADLLTHFVKGGNELMSVILMLTLIWAVSAISEDLGFSAYITEHVKGWIPHYFVAPVLFLLGALISYFIGSSWGTWGLLMPLGVTLAAESGTNILLVIGAVFASGTFGAFASPLSDNTVTLCTILDLPVIEYARTKLVPSFIAAGLAAVLFTVMSFVWR
- a CDS encoding MerR family transcriptional regulator → MERKDDGYKFKKVISIGVVSELTGLSQRQIRYYEERKLIFPDRSKGTRKYSFDDVERLMDIADKREEGVPTQEIRRELTKELREKMLKGQMNAHFRLRG
- a CDS encoding Fur-regulated basic protein FbpA, with the protein product MGNLLRNALWRQKQFYIDELTKTGMFDFDSLDRWTITELRREYERNRARQKKKREGLQ
- a CDS encoding acyltransferase gives rise to the protein MNNRQPSELVVMKSLAFLAVVFQSALLYVMNHRTLRPEEAVMVGMLFNFVKFSAPVFVFLAGFHMAQQTIGHYPSYVLQKGKELLLPYGFWAVVYLFLLAKDAGWNEWVKQFLTGDAAPHLWYVVMIFQFHVLAPLFALFFTWLKTKEAWTKALISGAVVYILFLISFEQVSTSSLHYFDRSFFAYFFYFLLGGVAAQTLQKWRKFVLQSIPFNTFLFLALFIFVGYELLTFKTIFSIDLKAATYLKPSMFFYVCSEILLLYALSITIVQTKSPLYTVLRFIHRYTYGAYLGHLFFIYMFAHTLNTAAPLLQGVMLFAVTAFLSVGCCVLLHLSPVSTLAIGHEQKQWEWRVSPLMLLKK
- a CDS encoding LytR/AlgR family response regulator transcription factor — protein: MWLRMRVIVVDDEPLSRDELKHLLSEYEQVEIVGEADCGESALEKIVSLQPDVVFLDIEMAEMSGFILAKMLKQLKQPPTIVFATAYPNYAVEAFRYEAVDYLLKPFDDVQVGETVARLLRKLEKEKPTASHGPLRKLAIEEEDGIVYVSPHDILYCCREIKDTIVVTKQKTYYTKAPLKELEQKLKGTLFFRPHKSYLVNVEKVEQLTPWFNGAYQLTLTGTDVKIPVSRNYVKALRQRLEL
- a CDS encoding sensor histidine kinase, yielding MTVWQLCLSMVERLGIIVMVAFLLTRLSYFRRLIYHQQVDWTQRFIIMVIFGIFGIVGTYTGLTVHVETFEVAKWTWSLKENEALANSRVIGVVIAGLLGGWQVGLGAGLIAGVHRLFLGGFTAVACGVSTIIAGAIAGMVHHHKKRAFALSPEVALVVGMAAETLQMLVILLVAKPFDRALLLVEEIGVPMVIANGLGSAIFILVIRNVFQEEEKAGALQAEKAMRLAEATIHHLRNGLTPQSAKAICELFIQEVPSVAVSVTDRAHILAHVGAGSDHHFANEPIQTETTRRVVETGEMLIVHDRVACHDPHCPLHKAIIAPLKRKDETVGTLKFYFQSEADLSSITFEFVKGLSSLLSLQLEIAEAEKYYQLMKEAQIKALHAQVHPHFLFNALNTIVSCIRIDPNRARQLLVSLAYYFRKNLAGTTEMLSTLEEEIRHVQAYLTIEEARFQDKLRVRYDIEEGFDRVVLPTMTLQPLVENAVKHGLKYMKKGSEIVIVVKADRDMVKISVSDNGKGMTDEEVAQLLRTPVASSKGAGIGLYNVYERIKSLLGEEAKFAIVSAKGKGTTVQLTVPLKEGKEGDVVAYASYRRR
- a CDS encoding MFS transporter, which translates into the protein MERWKKRNWGWKFADHLSELYVVALLLGVAGASFAAALPLASRWYPPQYQGLAMGIAGAGNSGTVLTTLFANRIAQHYGDWHIVFGLALIPVLVTFILFSILAKDSLNQPAPQKFIHYMNVLKQRDAWLFCIFYSVTFGGFVGMSSYLTIFFNAQYGLDPVRAADFTTICVIAGSFFRPVGGWLADKFGGIRMLIMLYSVVAIMMALLSSLPSLTIATSLLFVAMMSLGMGNGSVFQLVPQRFQKEIGVVTGIVGAAGGLGGYFLPKILGNIKLATGSFTFGFLILSGIAILCMLLITIVQRQWRRTWIGASGKARAEHV
- a CDS encoding aldose epimerase family protein → MRIVQEQWTEVDGRPIIAYTFTNDNGMEVTCLNYGCIITKILAPDKYGNYENVVLAFNEFSPYLTNSPYFGAVIGRVAGRIREASFELNGKTYQLHKNENSNHLHGGQKGFHHVVWKAVEFSTKEAVGVQFSYTSPDGEEGYPGNVDVQVTYTLNNQNEFIISYHATSDKDTPITLTNHTYFNLSGNLKSDILHHRLKIKSNQFLELDHQFIPTGVLLNVENTPFDLREGKLLKEGIEANHPQIALVGQGYDHPFLLDSRHAEEIVLFEPESGRTLIIETDEPGVVVYTGNHFPSGMKVNGMPSRKYLGICLETQALPDAVHHPHFPSCILRAGEVYSSMTKYTFRVHQA
- a CDS encoding Gfo/Idh/MocA family protein, with protein sequence MGTKVRWGILSTAAIARKTLIPAIQRAENAEVVAIASGSGKAHEAAQQFGIPTAYNNYEDLLAAPNIDAVYIPLPNYMHMEWTMKAAEHKKHVLCEKPAALCEDDARKMVEVCRENGVVWMEAFMYQFHPQHQRVKEILASGEIGTVKSMRASFSFYLAERENNIRMGAKFGGGSLLDVGCYCVHSIRYLLETEPVALSVHSTYDEPYGVDMVTNGWMKMNNGVHVLFDCSFDMFARNEYEIIGTKGKLSVPRAYRPDVQQGNGLIIIQTDDGKTREEVVNGDQYRLQVEHVSQCILAGTTPSYSDDAIIQQAKALDACRMSAETGKVVELTV